Proteins encoded within one genomic window of Bradyrhizobium sp. AZCC 1719:
- a CDS encoding TetR/AcrR family transcriptional regulator, with product MAMGRPREFDADAALDQAMEVFWRHGYEGATIAQLTEAMGINPPSLYAAFGNKEGLLKAALDRYTAKRAAWMEGVLSAPTARDVAERMLMGTADSQTDPDNPPGCLLVQGGLACGTGSENVPFELAARRALTEDQLRERFVRAKKEGDLKQTADAAALARYLSAVSAGMGVMASSGADREALRQVANVSVKVFEEQSTKR from the coding sequence ATGGCCATGGGACGCCCGAGAGAATTCGACGCCGATGCCGCATTGGATCAGGCCATGGAAGTCTTCTGGAGACATGGCTATGAGGGCGCGACCATTGCCCAGCTTACCGAGGCGATGGGCATTAACCCGCCGAGCCTCTATGCGGCATTTGGAAATAAGGAAGGTCTCCTGAAGGCTGCCCTCGACCGGTACACGGCCAAACGTGCGGCCTGGATGGAGGGGGTTTTGAGCGCGCCGACCGCCCGCGACGTCGCGGAGCGGATGCTCATGGGCACCGCAGACAGCCAAACCGATCCCGACAATCCGCCTGGTTGCCTGCTCGTGCAGGGAGGCCTTGCCTGCGGCACCGGTTCGGAGAACGTTCCCTTCGAGCTCGCAGCGCGCCGTGCACTGACCGAGGATCAGCTGCGCGAACGCTTCGTCAGGGCGAAGAAGGAGGGCGATCTGAAGCAGACCGCCGACGCTGCCGCGCTGGCGCGCTATCTCTCGGCGGTATCCGCCGGCATGGGCGTGATGGCATCATCGGGCGCCGATCGCGAAGCACTGCGGCAAGTGGCGAACGTTTCTGTTAAGGTTTTCGAGGAACAGTCGACGAAACGTTGA
- a CDS encoding LysR substrate-binding domain-containing protein, giving the protein MPTNSLIPAQRGMTPTAKAIELLDSLRQALDQVRATVATHRNFDPAKAKLTVAIACTDYLQAAVIKPLVVELRTRAPGVRVALRNLDLPQLEAQMARGEVDLVLMTPQDAPPSLRTRHLFDERYVLIGRRKHPRLRKGITVEEFARLEHVVVSLGGGGFATPVDSALAALGYKRNAVLSAASFLFVPEIVSSSDFVALVPERLVRDRSDTLKVMDCPFPVEGFAVGMVWHERSQGHSGQRWIREAIASLINA; this is encoded by the coding sequence ATGCCCACCAACTCGCTCATTCCCGCACAGCGAGGGATGACACCGACCGCCAAGGCAATCGAACTGCTCGACTCGTTGCGCCAGGCGCTCGACCAGGTTCGCGCCACCGTCGCCACGCACAGGAACTTCGATCCCGCCAAGGCCAAGCTAACCGTCGCCATCGCCTGCACAGACTATTTGCAGGCAGCGGTGATCAAGCCGCTCGTCGTGGAACTCAGAACACGGGCACCCGGGGTGCGTGTGGCGCTGCGCAATCTGGATCTGCCGCAGCTGGAGGCGCAGATGGCACGCGGTGAAGTCGACCTGGTGCTGATGACACCACAGGATGCGCCGCCCAGTCTTCGTACCAGGCATCTGTTCGACGAACGCTATGTGCTTATCGGCCGCCGCAAGCATCCGCGACTACGGAAAGGGATCACGGTCGAAGAATTTGCCAGGCTGGAGCACGTGGTCGTGTCCCTTGGTGGCGGCGGCTTCGCGACACCGGTGGATAGCGCTTTGGCTGCTCTCGGATACAAGCGCAATGCGGTGCTATCTGCCGCTTCATTCTTGTTCGTTCCCGAAATCGTGTCTAGCTCGGACTTCGTGGCTCTGGTGCCGGAAAGGCTGGTACGCGACCGTTCCGACACGCTCAAGGTGATGGACTGTCCGTTCCCCGTGGAAGGCTTCGCCGTCGGGATGGTGTGGCACGAGCGCAGTCAGGGACACAGCGGACAACGCTGGATCCGAGAGGCGATCGCCTCACTGATCAATGCTTAG
- the xylB gene encoding xylulokinase — MYLGIDIGTSGVKAVLLNEAGVIVATAARELALSHPAPLWSEQDPDAWVDAAIGAVDDLASAHPRDVALVRGIGLSGQMHGATLLGEDGRPLRPAILWNDGRSLAECKRLEGRCPSLHTVAGNLAMPGFTAPKLLWVSRHEPEIFERVAKVLLPKAYVRYRLTGEMVEDMSDAAGTLWLDVGQRRWSALLLHATGLDLHHMPRLVEGSEISAVLAPEFSKRWGMAKDVVVAGGAGDCAASAIGLGAITPGDAFLSLGTSGVVFRVTDSFAPAPASAVHAFCHALPGLWHQMGVMLAAAASLAWLSGVMATPAAALLAPLGETVRGPSPVKFLPYLDGERTPHNDAAASGAFVGLRGATGRDQIVQAVLEGVAFAARDNLAALGDASSAITEVDLVGGGSRSALWAQICADVLGISVHRVEEGEVGAALGAARLGRLAATGENPAQVCTRPRRLASFLPRASAAAAYDEAYHQWRKLYPALKEFSL, encoded by the coding sequence GTGTATCTCGGGATCGACATCGGCACGTCCGGTGTGAAGGCGGTGCTCTTGAACGAGGCTGGCGTAATCGTCGCGACAGCCGCGCGCGAGCTTGCGCTCTCGCATCCCGCACCGCTGTGGTCCGAGCAGGATCCGGACGCCTGGGTTGATGCGGCGATCGGCGCCGTCGACGATCTCGCGTCCGCTCATCCGCGCGACGTCGCGCTGGTGCGTGGCATCGGTCTCTCCGGCCAGATGCACGGCGCTACCTTGCTCGGCGAGGACGGGCGTCCGCTGCGTCCGGCCATCCTGTGGAATGACGGCCGCTCCCTTGCCGAATGCAAGAGGCTCGAGGGGCGCTGTCCTTCGCTCCACACCGTCGCCGGCAATCTCGCGATGCCAGGCTTCACCGCGCCAAAGCTGCTCTGGGTGTCCCGCCACGAGCCCGAGATTTTCGAGCGGGTGGCAAAAGTGCTGCTGCCGAAGGCCTACGTGCGCTACCGCCTGACCGGCGAGATGGTCGAGGACATGTCGGACGCCGCCGGGACGCTCTGGCTCGATGTCGGTCAGCGCCGCTGGTCTGCGTTGCTGCTACATGCCACCGGGCTCGATCTTCACCACATGCCGCGCCTGGTCGAAGGCAGCGAGATCAGCGCGGTACTCGCTCCCGAATTTTCGAAGCGCTGGGGCATGGCGAAAGATGTTGTGGTTGCCGGCGGTGCGGGAGACTGTGCCGCAAGCGCGATCGGGCTCGGCGCCATCACACCCGGCGATGCATTCCTGTCGCTGGGAACTTCAGGCGTCGTGTTTCGTGTCACCGACAGTTTTGCGCCGGCGCCCGCGTCGGCTGTGCACGCCTTCTGCCATGCGCTTCCGGGTCTCTGGCACCAGATGGGCGTGATGCTGGCGGCGGCCGCCTCGCTCGCCTGGCTTTCGGGCGTCATGGCGACGCCTGCCGCCGCGTTGCTGGCGCCGCTCGGCGAGACCGTCCGCGGCCCGAGCCCGGTCAAGTTCCTTCCCTATCTCGACGGCGAGCGCACGCCGCACAACGACGCTGCTGCCAGCGGCGCGTTCGTCGGCTTGCGTGGTGCGACGGGGCGCGATCAAATCGTTCAGGCTGTGCTCGAAGGCGTGGCCTTTGCTGCGCGCGACAATCTTGCGGCGCTCGGCGATGCCAGTTCGGCGATCACCGAAGTCGATCTCGTCGGTGGTGGATCGCGCTCGGCGCTGTGGGCGCAGATCTGCGCCGACGTGCTCGGCATTTCCGTGCACCGCGTCGAGGAGGGCGAGGTCGGTGCAGCGCTTGGCGCGGCACGGCTCGGCCGGCTTGCCGCCACAGGCGAAAACCCTGCCCAGGTCTGCACGCGTCCGCGGCGACTTGCGAGCTTCTTGCCGCGAGCGTCCGCCGCAGCCGCCTATGATGAAGCCTATCACCAGTGGCGAAAACTATATCCTGCGTTGAAGGAGTTCTCCCTATGA
- a CDS encoding LacI family DNA-binding transcriptional regulator: MKEPDGPLTLRDIARQAGVSLATVDRVLHNRPGVRPDTIRRVKETIARNSFQPHVAGAELARGRARRFAFVMPSGPNLFMQQIQSYLGEMSGWLSARRLAVELVATDVFDASVLASSLEALAGEYDGVAVIALDHPSVRAAINDLVDGGAKVVTLVSDVPSSRRHYYVGIDNIAAGRTAGALVGRLVGPRSGKVAIVAGSQGLRDHAERIFGFNQVMASEFPGLNVLPVLEGRDEDERSEQLMSRLLGRHPDIVGLYNVGAGTQGVAKALIDSGREKQVVFVGHDVTVLTRKLLLQGVMDAAISQNPGHEARAAVRVLLALARGEPILSEQEKIRIDIVMRDNLP, encoded by the coding sequence ATGAAGGAGCCGGACGGCCCTCTCACGCTCAGGGACATCGCCCGCCAGGCTGGCGTCAGCCTCGCGACGGTCGATCGCGTCCTGCACAACCGCCCCGGCGTGCGGCCCGACACGATCCGCCGCGTCAAGGAGACGATCGCGCGCAACTCCTTCCAGCCGCATGTGGCCGGCGCCGAGCTTGCCCGTGGCCGTGCCCGGCGCTTCGCCTTCGTGATGCCGTCGGGGCCGAACCTGTTCATGCAGCAGATCCAGTCCTATCTCGGCGAGATGTCGGGCTGGCTGTCGGCCCGCCGCCTCGCGGTCGAGTTGGTCGCAACCGACGTGTTCGACGCCTCCGTTCTCGCGAGCTCGCTGGAGGCTCTTGCCGGCGAGTATGACGGCGTCGCGGTAATCGCGCTGGATCATCCGAGCGTGCGGGCCGCCATCAACGATCTCGTCGATGGCGGCGCCAAGGTGGTGACACTGGTCTCCGATGTGCCGTCGTCGCGCCGTCATTATTATGTTGGCATCGACAATATCGCCGCCGGGCGCACCGCGGGCGCGCTGGTCGGCCGCCTCGTTGGTCCGCGATCCGGCAAGGTCGCGATCGTCGCCGGCTCGCAAGGTCTGCGCGACCATGCCGAGCGCATCTTCGGCTTCAATCAGGTGATGGCGTCGGAGTTTCCTGGGCTCAACGTGCTGCCCGTGCTCGAAGGGCGCGACGAGGACGAGCGCTCGGAACAGCTCATGTCGCGGCTGCTCGGCAGACATCCTGACATCGTCGGCCTCTACAATGTCGGCGCCGGCACGCAAGGCGTTGCCAAGGCTCTGATCGATTCCGGCCGCGAGAAACAAGTAGTGTTCGTCGGACACGACGTCACCGTGCTGACGCGCAAGCTCTTGTTGCAAGGCGTGATGGATGCGGCGATTTCGCAAAACCCGGGACATGAGGCCCGCGCCGCCGTGCGCGTGCTGCTCGCGCTCGCCCGCGGCGAGCCGATCCTGAGTGAGCAGGAGAAGATCCGGATCGACATCGTGATGCGGGACAATCTCCCGTAG
- the xylA gene encoding xylose isomerase, translating into MNVSPKFFGASAPIAYGGKDAKSPLAFRWYNKNRIVHGQRLEDHLRFAVCYWHSFCWPGGDPFGGETFMRPWHHGADAMAMARAKADVAFELFRLLDAPFFTFHDVDAAPEGASLAESVANLNAIADLFEQKMASSKVRLLWGTANLFTHRRYMAGAATNPDPDIFTYAAGQVRAALEVTHRLGGQNYVLWGGREGYETLLNTDIQRELDQLGRFVSLVVEHKHRIGFKGPILIEPKPKEPTKHQYDFDVATCYGFLQRYDLLKDVKLNIEQNHAILAGHSFQHEVALAGALGVFGSLDINRGDDLLGWDTDQFAMNVPELALVFHEILRRGGFSTGGLNFDAKIRRQSIDPDDLMHAHVGSMDACARAFLAAADMLDAEALTKPVAERYAGWAEPEGRAILAGQRSLADLADRALVAGFDPQPRSGRQEYLESLVNRYV; encoded by the coding sequence ATGAACGTGTCACCCAAATTCTTCGGGGCGAGTGCGCCGATCGCCTATGGCGGCAAGGACGCCAAAAGCCCGCTCGCCTTCCGCTGGTACAACAAGAATCGCATCGTTCACGGGCAGCGGCTCGAGGACCACCTGCGTTTCGCCGTCTGCTACTGGCACTCGTTCTGCTGGCCCGGCGGCGATCCTTTCGGGGGCGAGACGTTCATGAGGCCCTGGCATCATGGTGCGGATGCGATGGCAATGGCGCGCGCCAAGGCCGACGTCGCGTTCGAGCTGTTCCGCCTGCTCGATGCGCCCTTCTTCACCTTCCACGACGTCGACGCCGCGCCGGAAGGCGCCTCGCTGGCAGAGTCCGTTGCCAACCTCAACGCCATCGCCGATCTCTTCGAACAAAAGATGGCATCGAGCAAAGTGCGGCTGCTCTGGGGCACGGCCAATCTGTTCACACATCGTCGCTACATGGCGGGCGCGGCGACCAATCCGGATCCGGACATCTTCACCTATGCCGCCGGCCAGGTCCGCGCCGCGCTTGAGGTAACGCATCGGCTCGGCGGTCAGAACTATGTGCTCTGGGGCGGACGGGAAGGCTATGAGACACTGCTCAACACCGACATTCAGCGCGAACTCGATCAGCTCGGCCGCTTCGTCTCGCTCGTCGTCGAGCACAAGCACAGAATAGGGTTCAAGGGACCGATCCTGATCGAGCCCAAGCCGAAGGAGCCGACCAAGCATCAATATGATTTCGACGTCGCCACCTGCTACGGCTTCCTTCAGCGCTACGATTTGCTGAAGGACGTCAAGCTCAACATCGAGCAGAACCACGCCATCCTTGCCGGTCACTCGTTCCAGCACGAGGTCGCACTCGCCGGCGCGCTCGGCGTGTTCGGCTCGCTCGACATCAACCGCGGCGACGACCTGCTCGGCTGGGATACCGACCAGTTCGCGATGAACGTGCCGGAGCTGGCGCTGGTGTTTCATGAAATCCTGCGCCGTGGCGGTTTCTCGACCGGCGGTCTCAATTTCGACGCCAAGATCAGGCGTCAATCCATAGACCCGGACGACCTGATGCACGCCCATGTCGGCTCCATGGATGCCTGCGCGCGGGCGTTCCTCGCCGCGGCCGACATGCTCGATGCTGAGGCGCTGACGAAGCCGGTCGCGGAGCGTTACGCCGGATGGGCTGAGCCGGAGGGGCGCGCAATTCTCGCCGGCCAGCGTTCGCTCGCCGATCTCGCCGATCGGGCGCTGGTAGCCGGCTTCGATCCACAGCCGCGCTCGGGTCGTCAAGAATATCTGGAATCATTGGTCAACCGGTATGTCTGA
- a CDS encoding efflux RND transporter periplasmic adaptor subunit yields MPPSTTTFRSGRFRRVVGGVAIIGVLAAAASIASGRYFHAAQATTGTAPEQAVSVTIAVIEPRRTALWDDFSGRLEAVNRVELRPRVAGAILSANFAEGALVKAGDILFKIDPAPYAAEVDKASAQLEAAKARAIFTASEVERGAQLVGNAVVTRRDFDQRDNANREALANVKAAEATLQTAKLNLDYTEVRAPVDGRVGKIEVTVGNLVAAGTASPVLTSLVSVNPIYASFDADEEIVLRALNSIADSSGKRGNLDQIPVEMTTSGGTSAKGHIQLIDNQVNGQSGTIRVRAVFQNEYGRLIPGQFARVRMGQPQQQTLVMIDERAIGTDQDKKFVMVVSDDNRAVYRGITLGGAVDGLRIVTGGLKSGDRIVVNGLQRVRPGALLKTEIAEMGSRGPQQASNAGSRQIVQR; encoded by the coding sequence ATGCCCCCATCCACCACTACCTTCCGTTCCGGTCGATTCAGACGCGTTGTCGGCGGCGTTGCCATCATCGGCGTCCTCGCGGCGGCCGCTTCGATCGCGAGCGGCCGCTATTTTCATGCAGCCCAGGCGACCACCGGAACCGCACCCGAGCAGGCCGTCTCCGTCACGATCGCGGTGATCGAGCCGCGTCGGACCGCGCTGTGGGATGATTTCTCTGGACGCCTCGAAGCCGTCAACCGCGTCGAGCTCCGCCCACGTGTCGCTGGCGCAATCCTGTCGGCCAACTTTGCCGAGGGCGCGCTGGTGAAAGCCGGCGATATCCTGTTCAAGATTGATCCGGCGCCCTACGCCGCCGAAGTGGATAAGGCGAGCGCGCAGCTCGAGGCAGCAAAGGCGCGCGCGATCTTCACTGCGAGCGAAGTCGAGCGCGGCGCACAGCTCGTCGGCAACGCCGTCGTCACGCGGCGCGATTTCGATCAGCGCGACAACGCCAATCGCGAAGCGCTCGCCAATGTGAAGGCGGCCGAGGCGACGCTACAGACTGCAAAGCTCAATCTCGACTACACCGAAGTCCGCGCACCCGTCGATGGCCGCGTCGGCAAGATCGAGGTGACCGTCGGAAATCTCGTGGCCGCAGGGACCGCCTCCCCGGTCCTGACCTCTCTGGTCTCTGTCAACCCGATCTATGCGAGTTTCGATGCGGACGAAGAGATCGTGCTGCGGGCGCTGAATTCCATCGCAGATAGTTCGGGCAAGCGCGGCAATCTTGATCAAATACCCGTCGAGATGACCACCTCTGGCGGCACATCGGCCAAAGGCCATATCCAGTTGATCGACAACCAGGTCAATGGTCAGAGCGGCACCATACGCGTCCGCGCGGTATTCCAGAACGAGTATGGACGCCTCATTCCGGGTCAGTTCGCGCGAGTGCGGATGGGCCAGCCGCAGCAACAGACACTGGTGATGATCGACGAGCGAGCCATCGGTACCGATCAGGATAAGAAGTTCGTTATGGTGGTCAGCGATGATAACCGCGCGGTCTATCGCGGAATAACGCTCGGCGGCGCCGTCGACGGGCTCCGCATCGTGACGGGTGGCCTGAAATCCGGTGACCGCATCGTCGTGAACGGCCTACAGCGGGTACGCCCGGGCGCGCTCCTGAAGACCGAAATTGCGGAGATGGGCTCGCGCGGACCGCAGCAAGCATCGAACGCCGGCAGCCGGCAAATCGTGCAGCGCTAA
- a CDS encoding efflux RND transporter permease subunit, whose protein sequence is MNLSKFFIDRPIFAGVLSIVIFLAGLISLFAMPISEYPDVVPPSVVVRATYPGANPKVIAETVATPIEEQINGVENMLYMSSQATTDGAMTLTVTFRLGTDPDKATQLVQNRVQQAEPRLPAVVRQLGIITKKSSPDLTMVVHLLSPNNRYDMTYLRNYAVLNVKDRLARIDGVGDVQLYGSGDYSMRVWVDPQKAAEHGLTASDIVRAIQAQNVEAAAGVVGSSPSVKGIDLQMSVNAEGRLASEEQFGDIVVKTGSRGEVVRLRDVARIELGASEYGLRSLLDNKQAVAIPIFQAPGSNALQISDHVRATMAEIKKNMPEGVSYQIVYDPTQFVRSSIEAVIHTLLEAIALVVLVVILFLQTWRASIIPLLAVPVSIVGTFAVMHMFGFSINALSLFGLVLAIGIVVDDAIVVVENVERNIEAGLSPRDATYQAMREVSGPIIAIALVLIAVFVPLAFISGLTGQFYKQFALTIAISTVISAINSLTLSPALSALLLKGHNEPKDRLTLVLEKGLGWFFRGFNRAFARASENYSGSVSKVISRKAAVMGAYVLLIGLTALLFQQVPSGFVPGQDKQYLVGFARLPDGATLDRTEEVIRKMSDIALTQPGVESSVAFPGLSISGFTNSSNAGIVFSTLKPFDERNDPALSGPAIAAELNKKYAGIQEAFIAMFPPPPVNGLGTIGGFKLQIEDRAGLGYDALNEATKAFMAAMQKAPEIAGVFSSFQVNVPQLFADIDRTKALQLGVPVTEVFNTLQIYLGSYYVNDFNKFGRTYSVRVQADAPFRARADDIRQLKVRSSSGDMIPLSALLKIRQSAGPERAIRYNGFLSSDINAAAAPGYSSGQAQEAATRIAAEVLPPGFAFEWTDLTYQEFIAGNSGIWVFPLAILLVFLVLAALYESLTLPMSIIMIVPMGLLAAMFGVWMSNGDNNVFTQIGLIVLVGLSAKNAILIVEFARELEFAGRSPIRAAIEASRLRLRPILMTSMAFIMGVLPLVLSTGAGSEMRRAMGVAVFSGMIGVTVFGLFLTPVFYVLLRTVTGLKPLTNHSANAAPGNAPEPGR, encoded by the coding sequence ATGAATCTCTCAAAGTTCTTCATCGATCGGCCGATTTTTGCCGGTGTGCTTTCGATCGTGATCTTCCTGGCCGGCCTGATCTCGCTCTTTGCCATGCCGATCTCGGAGTATCCGGACGTCGTGCCGCCCTCCGTGGTGGTGCGCGCGACATACCCCGGCGCCAATCCGAAGGTGATCGCGGAAACAGTGGCAACGCCGATCGAGGAACAGATCAACGGCGTCGAGAACATGCTCTACATGAGCAGCCAGGCAACCACCGACGGGGCGATGACGCTGACAGTGACGTTCCGCCTCGGCACCGATCCTGACAAGGCGACACAGCTTGTGCAGAACCGCGTGCAGCAGGCCGAACCGCGCCTGCCGGCGGTAGTTCGCCAGCTCGGGATTATCACCAAGAAGAGCTCGCCCGACCTTACCATGGTCGTGCACCTGCTGTCGCCAAACAACCGCTACGACATGACGTATCTCCGCAACTACGCGGTGCTGAACGTCAAGGACCGCCTTGCGCGGATCGACGGCGTCGGTGATGTCCAGCTATACGGTTCCGGCGACTACTCGATGCGTGTCTGGGTCGACCCGCAGAAGGCCGCCGAGCACGGCCTGACCGCAAGCGACATCGTGAGGGCGATCCAGGCGCAGAACGTCGAGGCCGCCGCCGGCGTGGTCGGCTCCTCGCCGAGCGTCAAGGGCATCGACCTTCAGATGTCGGTCAACGCCGAAGGTCGGCTCGCGAGTGAAGAACAGTTCGGCGACATCGTGGTCAAGACCGGTTCGCGCGGCGAGGTGGTGCGGCTGCGTGACGTCGCGCGCATCGAATTAGGTGCGTCCGAATACGGCCTGCGCTCGCTGCTGGACAACAAGCAGGCCGTGGCGATCCCGATCTTCCAGGCGCCGGGCTCCAATGCGCTCCAGATCTCCGACCACGTCCGCGCCACCATGGCCGAGATCAAGAAGAACATGCCCGAGGGCGTATCCTACCAGATCGTCTACGACCCCACACAGTTCGTGCGCTCGTCGATCGAGGCGGTGATCCACACGCTGCTGGAAGCGATCGCGCTGGTGGTACTGGTGGTCATCCTGTTCCTCCAGACCTGGCGGGCTTCCATCATTCCGCTCCTGGCCGTGCCAGTGTCGATCGTCGGCACGTTTGCCGTGATGCATATGTTCGGCTTCTCCATCAATGCGCTCAGCCTGTTCGGCCTTGTGCTCGCGATCGGCATCGTCGTCGACGACGCTATCGTCGTGGTCGAGAACGTCGAGCGCAACATCGAGGCCGGGCTGTCGCCGCGAGACGCAACCTACCAGGCAATGCGGGAGGTCTCCGGCCCCATCATCGCAATCGCTCTGGTCTTGATTGCCGTATTCGTTCCCCTCGCCTTCATCTCCGGCCTCACCGGGCAATTCTACAAGCAGTTCGCGCTGACGATCGCAATTTCGACCGTGATCTCCGCGATCAACTCCCTGACGTTGTCGCCGGCATTGTCGGCGTTACTGCTCAAGGGCCACAATGAGCCCAAGGACAGGCTTACCCTCGTTCTGGAAAAAGGGCTCGGCTGGTTCTTCCGCGGCTTCAACCGCGCCTTCGCGCGCGCCTCGGAGAATTATAGCGGCAGCGTGTCCAAAGTGATCTCCCGCAAGGCGGCGGTGATGGGCGCCTATGTGCTCCTGATTGGCCTGACCGCCCTGCTCTTCCAGCAGGTGCCGAGCGGCTTCGTTCCGGGTCAGGACAAGCAGTACCTCGTCGGCTTCGCACGCCTGCCCGACGGCGCCACGCTCGACCGCACCGAAGAGGTCATCCGCAAGATGAGCGACATTGCGCTGACGCAGCCCGGCGTCGAGAGCTCGGTGGCGTTTCCCGGCCTGTCGATCTCCGGCTTCACCAACTCCTCCAACGCCGGAATCGTGTTCTCCACGTTGAAGCCGTTCGACGAGCGCAACGATCCCGCGTTGAGTGGCCCCGCGATCGCGGCCGAGCTGAACAAGAAATATGCCGGGATCCAGGAAGCCTTCATCGCCATGTTCCCGCCGCCGCCGGTCAACGGGCTCGGCACCATCGGCGGCTTCAAGCTCCAGATCGAGGACCGCGCGGGCCTCGGCTATGACGCGCTGAACGAGGCGACAAAGGCGTTCATGGCCGCGATGCAGAAGGCACCGGAAATCGCCGGCGTCTTCTCGAGCTTCCAGGTAAACGTGCCACAGTTGTTCGCCGACATTGACCGCACCAAGGCCTTGCAGCTCGGCGTGCCCGTGACAGAGGTCTTCAACACGCTGCAGATCTATCTGGGCTCGTACTACGTCAACGACTTCAACAAATTTGGCCGCACCTATTCGGTCCGTGTGCAGGCCGACGCGCCGTTCCGCGCGCGGGCCGACGACATCAGGCAATTGAAGGTGCGCTCGTCTTCCGGCGACATGATCCCGCTCTCGGCGCTCTTGAAGATTCGCCAGAGCGCCGGGCCTGAACGCGCGATCCGTTACAACGGTTTCTTGTCCTCCGACATCAACGCCGCAGCAGCGCCCGGCTATTCCTCCGGCCAGGCCCAGGAAGCGGCCACGCGCATCGCCGCCGAAGTGCTACCGCCTGGCTTCGCCTTTGAATGGACCGACCTGACCTATCAGGAGTTCATCGCCGGCAACTCCGGCATCTGGGTTTTTCCACTCGCGATCCTCCTCGTGTTCCTGGTGCTGGCTGCGCTCTATGAGAGCCTGACCCTACCCATGTCGATCATCATGATCGTGCCAATGGGGTTGCTTGCCGCGATGTTCGGCGTCTGGATGTCGAACGGCGACAATAACGTCTTCACCCAGATCGGGTTGATCGTGCTGGTGGGATTGTCTGCCAAGAACGCGATCCTTATCGTCGAGTTCGCGCGCGAACTGGAGTTCGCAGGTCGTTCGCCGATCCGGGCAGCGATCGAGGCAAGCCGCCTGCGGCTGCGTCCGATCCTGATGACCTCGATGGCATTTATCATGGGCGTCTTGCCTCTGGTGCTCTCGACCGGCGCCGGTTCGGAAATGCGCCGAGCTATGGGCGTGGCCGTCTTCTCTGGCATGATAGGCGTCACGGTGTTTGGCCTGTTCCTGACACCCGTGTTCTATGTTCTGTTGCGCACCGTCACGGGACTGAAGCCACTGACCAACCATTCCGCCAATGCAGCGCCCGGTAACGCGCCGGAGCCCGGGCGCTAA